A window of Actinomycetes bacterium genomic DNA:
TCTCGTCCGGATCCGTGAGCCAGCACGGCACAAGGGGCGTGCCAGCGGCAGCCGCGAGGTTGTGGGCCCGGTGGGCGTTGTCCCGCATCTTCCTGGTGACGTATCTGCCCAACGGCTCACCCGGCACGAAGACCGCCTGCGGGCAGCGGCCGGACTCGGACGCCTTCGCGCGAGGTAGCGTCCGCACGAAGGCCTCGGACGTAGGACCTGCCACGACGTTGGCCAGCCGCAGCGTCCAGTGACGGTCCGCCTCCGTCAGGCGGGAGCAGACCGCCCGGCCGAGGACCGTGGCTTCGGCCGGACCAGCGGCGGCGACCGTCATCTCCTCGTCGTCCGCTCCGAGGCCCCTCGCCTCGATCATGCCTCGCCACCGTCGAACTGCCAGGCCCATGGCTGCCACTGTCTCGCCGCACTCCAGCGCCTCGACCAGCAAGGGGGTCCAGGAGGCGTGGTAGTCCGACCACACGGCCGCGCCAGGATGGACCTGGCCCGGAGGGGCAACGACGCCCGCGTGGAAGTCGTCGAGACAGGCCAGGCGGGCCAGGGCGTCCGCGCCGCACCAGGAGCGAATCACCGTTGTCCCGCCGTCGGATGGGGCGGGAGACGGGGCTCGTCGACTGGTATTCACCACGGTGCCTGTCAGGCTAGCGCTGCGCCACGCCGCACGCGCCACGGCACCTGCCTGTCACGCGCTCGGCGGAGCCGGCGGCGCCGGACTCGGACTATCGGGTCTTGATCGGCGTCAAGGTGTCGGCGACCGGGTCACCCCAGTCGCGCCCTCCGGTTGCCACCGATCTCGGGCCGCCTTCTCCGCGCTGATCCCGTCCACGACCGGCCAGTTGTCCGCGCCGTAGCCCTGGACACAGAGCGCACGAGAGGTGTAAGTGGACACCTGGTCGGTCGGGGCGGGAGGAGCAGTCATGACCGGCTACCTCATCTACTTCAACCAGCAGCGGGTGGGCGACCACCCGGCGGAGTGGTTCCGCGGGCGCGGGCCGCTCGGTTTGGCGTGGCTCCCATCACCGCGAGGCGCGCGAAGGCAGCAGTTCGGTTCGTTCGCTGCCCGCACGTGCCCCCGTTGGGTCGACAGGTTGAGGAGCAGTTCGCCCTAGTCCATCTCGGCAAATGGGTCCCGGTGTATCGCCGCTCGCACCACATCGGATTGGCTGCGGCGTGGTCCCGCGGCAGCCAAGCGAACTCAGCGTCGCCAGGTCGCAGCCGGCTCGACCAGCGCGTCACAACCCGGCTT
This region includes:
- a CDS encoding GNAT family N-acetyltransferase; the protein is MIRSWCGADALARLACLDDFHAGVVAPPGQVHPGAAVWSDYHASWTPLLVEALECGETVAAMGLAVRRWRGMIEARGLGADDEEMTVAAAGPAEATVLGRAVCSRLTEADRHWTLRLANVVAGPTSEAFVRTLPRAKASESGRCPQAVFVPGEPLGRYVTRKMRDNAHRAHNLAAAAGTPLVPCWLTDPDEIQEVLPDVIEVHRARNQQVRGYAILDSPAEASQFRAQVLAHARTGTAHLLVIRGAGELAAFSVCFTNGRLMRVYANLVSPQWLHVSAGTLASVEVVRRAHADPGIDVLSWGAGESRYKSSCSTTT